Proteins found in one Paenibacillus borealis genomic segment:
- a CDS encoding AraC family transcriptional regulator, whose translation MDISRYKSELPPVLNMLCQEIRVQDAVIEWVDIIFEQIGTASKCPPHAHTWFEFNYVLSGQLGTRFDGDEITVREGEFFLIPPGRVHSHTYTRGNPHEGLCFRWRLRHADSGHTGDDTRSLYSHLKSLQEWKPGAFRDTEGFSAMLTHFLKEAAAAEPSELGLQLLLIRLLERLCLLQQTLKGHTGTPAIASEPLVRKVEVYLEDFQGDRLNVGELAASLHMSYGHLSREYKKLTGHTLVGRMNKIRLEKARELLLLPGSNISEVAEQAGFADLSYFSKAFKKSYGQAPQTYRKAHSTSSG comes from the coding sequence ATGGATATTAGCCGTTACAAAAGCGAACTCCCCCCTGTACTCAATATGTTATGTCAGGAGATCCGTGTTCAGGACGCCGTCATCGAATGGGTTGATATCATTTTTGAACAAATCGGCACCGCCAGTAAGTGTCCGCCTCATGCCCACACCTGGTTCGAATTTAACTATGTGCTGTCCGGTCAGTTGGGCACGCGTTTCGACGGAGACGAGATCACCGTACGGGAAGGTGAATTTTTCCTGATTCCTCCCGGCAGGGTGCACTCCCATACCTACACCCGGGGTAACCCGCATGAAGGACTTTGCTTCCGCTGGCGGCTCCGCCACGCGGATTCCGGACACACCGGGGATGATACCCGTTCACTGTATTCGCACCTCAAGTCGCTTCAGGAGTGGAAGCCTGGCGCTTTTCGTGATACTGAAGGTTTCAGTGCGATGCTGACTCACTTCCTTAAGGAAGCGGCAGCCGCAGAACCGTCGGAGCTGGGACTGCAGCTGCTGCTGATCCGGCTGCTTGAGCGTCTATGCCTGTTGCAGCAGACACTGAAGGGACATACCGGAACCCCGGCAATCGCCTCTGAACCGCTGGTGCGTAAGGTCGAGGTTTACCTGGAGGATTTCCAGGGAGACCGGCTGAACGTGGGAGAACTCGCGGCATCGCTGCACATGAGCTATGGCCACTTATCCCGCGAGTACAAGAAGCTGACAGGGCATACGCTGGTCGGACGGATGAACAAGATCCGGCTGGAAAAAGCCAGGGAGCTGCTGCTGCTCCCCGGCTCGAATATTTCGGAAGTCGCTGAACAGGCGGGTTTTGCCGACCTGAGCTACTTCAGTAAAGCATTCAAAAAAAGCTACGGCCAGGCCCCGCAAACCTACCGAAAGGCACATTCCACGAGCTCCGGGTAG
- a CDS encoding FG-GAP repeat domain-containing protein: MNKFIPGLSGLLFLSIITSGCGSLKAPSDLLQAPAQGNADGTLTGIVKLYLPANSHLTVPVHSESGSAIQLQDLDNDGQDELLAFYKTDQTDYEINTLLLSQQSGKWSKLATLTGVGSELDYVAFTDVTADGAEDLLLGYSGGEGLSKELSVHSLNSGKLTEILKQPYDQVVVGDLTGEGQTDIAVLQGTSITDTQPETRLLLLRLQGGTLQTLSEQKLDGNVIGAQFAKASPTRSALFIDAAVGAHSSYTSLLTWENGKFTDILASDDYQRAALAASKDLVLTPLAPAPDGLLGSNNMAIKDYPLASTDINGDGIVEVGFLVPPAGTESYAPLATPFITKYYQWDGGTGLKFVQEQFDRWGFNFHIPKGWAGRTLLETPGESPAPWESIVFSYKNAESARQAPLLELRLLAKKDWAAAETKLKSENREYKLLYELQNTNDDTAPTVFVAVMPAAGAAAKLQGASLQEYNQLKLTLEEVVQLAGTPQKLRQ, encoded by the coding sequence ATGAACAAATTCATACCCGGCCTGAGCGGCCTTCTATTCTTAAGCATAATCACCTCCGGCTGCGGCTCTCTGAAGGCTCCAAGCGATCTGCTTCAGGCCCCTGCCCAGGGCAATGCCGACGGCACATTAACCGGTATCGTGAAATTATACCTTCCCGCCAATTCGCATTTAACAGTGCCTGTCCATTCCGAATCCGGCAGCGCCATTCAATTGCAGGATCTCGACAATGACGGGCAGGATGAGTTGCTGGCCTTCTATAAGACAGACCAAACCGATTATGAAATCAACACCCTCCTGCTCTCTCAGCAGAGCGGGAAATGGAGTAAGCTCGCCACTCTGACCGGAGTAGGCAGTGAGCTGGATTACGTGGCGTTCACCGATGTTACCGCGGATGGAGCGGAGGACCTGCTGCTTGGATATAGCGGCGGGGAAGGACTAAGTAAAGAGCTGTCCGTCCACAGCCTGAACAGCGGCAAATTAACGGAGATTCTCAAACAGCCCTATGATCAGGTGGTGGTTGGGGATCTGACCGGGGAAGGGCAAACCGACATTGCCGTGCTCCAGGGAACCTCTATCACAGATACTCAGCCCGAGACCCGGCTTCTGCTGCTCCGGCTCCAGGGCGGTACGCTGCAGACCTTGTCCGAACAGAAGCTTGACGGTAACGTGATTGGGGCACAGTTCGCCAAGGCTTCCCCTACCCGCAGTGCCTTATTCATCGATGCCGCAGTTGGTGCGCATTCCTCCTATACTTCGCTGCTGACTTGGGAAAATGGCAAATTTACTGATATACTGGCATCAGATGATTATCAGCGTGCTGCGCTTGCCGCCAGCAAGGATCTTGTACTCACACCGCTGGCGCCGGCGCCTGACGGACTGCTTGGCAGCAATAACATGGCCATCAAGGATTACCCGCTGGCCAGCACAGATATTAACGGTGATGGAATCGTTGAGGTTGGCTTTCTTGTACCGCCAGCGGGCACAGAAAGCTACGCCCCGCTGGCCACTCCGTTCATCACCAAGTATTATCAATGGGATGGCGGAACCGGCCTGAAGTTCGTGCAAGAACAGTTTGACCGCTGGGGCTTCAACTTCCATATTCCTAAGGGCTGGGCTGGCCGTACCCTTCTGGAGACGCCGGGAGAGTCACCGGCGCCATGGGAGAGTATCGTCTTCAGCTACAAGAATGCCGAATCTGCCCGGCAGGCCCCGCTGCTTGAGCTTCGCCTGCTGGCCAAGAAAGATTGGGCAGCTGCAGAGACTAAGCTGAAGTCAGAGAATAGAGAATATAAGCTGCTGTATGAGCTGCAGAATACCAATGATGATACGGCACCAACCGTGTTCGTTGCTGTCATGCCGGCTGCCGGTGCAGCCGCCAAGCTGCAGGGTGCATCCCTTCAGGAGTATAATCAGCTGAAGCTGACACTCGAAGAAGTCGTACAGCTGGCCGGCACACCGCAGAAGCTCCGGCAATAA
- a CDS encoding response regulator transcription factor — MKVLILEDEKPIRDLLCVNLKRAGFEVAEASTGEEAMRTAGERKDFDIAILDLMLPGMSGFEVCTRLRGQFPRLGIIMLTAKSQEVDKVMGLEAGADDYVVKPFSPVELVARVRSLYRRLYPGEALPQENNLELPPFTLMLDERKLLKNGQDIPLTPTEFMIVKLLMEQPNKAMNRDDILTAVWGQYFMGDLKIVDVNISRIRHKIGQESSGPQFLETVWGFGYIWRG, encoded by the coding sequence ATGAAAGTGCTGATACTGGAAGATGAGAAGCCGATCCGGGATCTTCTGTGTGTAAATCTTAAGCGTGCAGGCTTCGAGGTTGCTGAGGCTTCTACCGGTGAAGAGGCGATGAGAACCGCCGGGGAACGGAAGGATTTTGACATCGCTATTCTGGACCTGATGCTTCCCGGCATGAGCGGCTTCGAGGTATGCACCCGCCTCCGGGGACAGTTCCCCCGGCTCGGAATCATTATGCTTACGGCCAAAAGCCAGGAAGTAGACAAGGTCATGGGCCTCGAAGCCGGCGCAGACGACTACGTGGTCAAGCCGTTCAGTCCGGTTGAGCTGGTCGCGCGGGTACGCTCCCTGTACCGCCGGTTGTATCCGGGAGAAGCTCTGCCGCAGGAGAACAACCTGGAGCTTCCGCCTTTTACCCTTATGCTGGATGAACGGAAATTACTGAAGAACGGGCAGGATATCCCCCTGACCCCCACCGAATTCATGATCGTCAAGCTGCTGATGGAGCAGCCGAACAAGGCGATGAACCGGGACGATATTCTGACAGCCGTGTGGGGGCAGTATTTCATGGGAGATCTTAAGATTGTAGATGTGAATATCAGCCGAATCCGCCACAAAATCGGACAGGAATCCTCCGGGCCGCAGTTCCTCGAAACGGTGTGGGGATTCGGCTATATATGGAGGGGCTAA
- a CDS encoding sensor histidine kinase, giving the protein MEGLTLLKGIRSRLIFYITLMLLLIVLLLEGVFIAAVHYYYLGSAMETLNSRAATSATFFNKYLEGYTLSERARYILENLSPEESSKVEVLSPAGNVIINSFGFSSKEQVNTPDVRAALASGKGSFQSLKPLQGERIIAVSIALKEAGSTIGVLRYSVSAEPLYAVIMRIVLNAAVVGVLVIGFGFVMSLLIAKRIVGPIRQLTGVAKEMATGNFAVRAAKQYDDEVGTLAVTLNYMSEEILKSEKIKYDFISSVTHELRTPLTSIKGWGETLLGGDLSDKQETLQGLEVMTGETDRLIGLVEDLLDFSKFQAGEIRMVRQPYDLRGLLEDLLLQFRYRGQTKQIRLYADLPDQPLPVDGDFNRLKQVFVNLLDNAFKFTPAQGAIRLTAVLSGELIIVTVADNGEGIEAADLAQLGTKFFKGRSRQSGSGLGLAICKEIIELHDGRLRIESEFTKGTSVIVELPLYRLEQHLPPPVYL; this is encoded by the coding sequence ATGGAGGGGCTAACTTTGCTGAAGGGAATCAGGTCCAGGCTTATCTTCTATATTACCCTTATGCTGCTCCTGATCGTCCTGCTGCTGGAGGGAGTTTTTATTGCTGCCGTCCACTATTACTATCTGGGCAGCGCGATGGAAACGTTGAATTCCCGGGCCGCTACTTCAGCGACTTTTTTCAACAAGTATCTGGAGGGCTATACGCTGAGCGAACGGGCCCGTTATATTCTGGAGAATCTCTCTCCGGAAGAGAGCAGTAAGGTGGAAGTGCTGAGCCCGGCCGGGAACGTCATTATTAATTCCTTCGGCTTCTCAAGTAAGGAGCAGGTGAACACCCCTGATGTGAGAGCAGCGCTGGCCAGCGGCAAAGGAAGCTTCCAGAGTCTTAAGCCGTTACAGGGTGAGCGGATTATTGCCGTCTCGATTGCACTTAAGGAAGCCGGAAGTACGATTGGCGTGCTGCGTTACTCTGTTTCTGCCGAGCCTTTATATGCCGTTATTATGAGAATTGTGCTGAATGCTGCCGTAGTCGGCGTGCTTGTAATTGGATTCGGGTTCGTAATGAGTCTGCTGATCGCCAAAAGAATCGTGGGTCCGATCCGGCAGCTGACCGGGGTTGCGAAGGAAATGGCCACCGGCAATTTTGCCGTACGGGCAGCCAAGCAGTATGACGATGAGGTCGGTACGCTAGCGGTAACACTGAATTATATGTCCGAAGAAATTCTCAAAAGTGAGAAGATCAAATATGATTTCATTTCCTCTGTCACTCATGAGCTGCGCACTCCGCTAACTTCGATCAAAGGCTGGGGCGAAACGCTGCTGGGCGGTGATTTATCGGATAAACAAGAGACCCTGCAGGGTCTTGAAGTCATGACCGGGGAGACTGACAGGCTAATTGGACTGGTTGAGGATCTGCTCGATTTCTCCAAATTCCAGGCCGGGGAGATCAGGATGGTACGCCAGCCCTATGACCTCAGGGGATTGCTTGAGGATCTGCTGCTGCAGTTCAGATACCGGGGACAGACCAAACAGATCCGTCTCTATGCTGACCTTCCCGATCAACCCCTGCCGGTAGACGGTGATTTCAACCGCCTGAAGCAGGTTTTTGTCAATTTGCTGGACAACGCCTTCAAATTCACGCCTGCCCAGGGAGCGATCCGCCTTACAGCTGTGTTAAGCGGGGAGCTGATCATCGTCACTGTAGCCGACAACGGCGAAGGCATTGAGGCCGCAGACCTGGCGCAGCTCGGCACCAAATTCTTCAAAGGACGGTCCCGCCAGTCCGGAAGCGGCCTGGGCCTGGCCATCTGCAAGGAGATCATTGAGCTGCATGACGGGCGTCTGCGGATCGAGAGTGAATTCACCAAGGGTACCTCCGTGATCGTGGAGCTGCCGCTTTACCGGCTGGAGCAGCATCTTCCTCCACCGGTGTATCTCTGA
- a CDS encoding OsmC family protein produces the protein MKHPFQLKAVWNGGRNSEGHIEAGGLRTVISIPQEMGGPGTGTNPDEMLLGAASTCYLITLAAMLERSDITPQELTLESEATVDVTNNVFTYERIVHKPRLVLQADATAVQLEKAERLAHKAEESCMISRAVAGNVSIETQPVIEIAVAGK, from the coding sequence ATGAAGCATCCTTTTCAACTGAAAGCAGTATGGAACGGCGGACGTAACAGTGAGGGACATATTGAAGCAGGCGGACTCCGGACGGTAATCTCGATTCCGCAGGAGATGGGCGGTCCGGGAACCGGAACGAACCCTGACGAAATGCTGCTGGGGGCAGCTTCGACTTGTTATTTGATTACGCTGGCAGCGATGCTTGAGCGTTCAGATATAACCCCACAGGAACTCACGCTGGAGTCAGAGGCGACGGTAGATGTTACAAACAATGTTTTTACCTACGAACGGATCGTGCACAAACCGCGATTGGTGCTCCAGGCAGATGCAACAGCAGTCCAGCTTGAGAAGGCAGAGCGGCTGGCACATAAGGCAGAAGAGTCCTGTATGATCTCCAGAGCCGTGGCGGGGAATGTCTCGATTGAGACGCAGCCGGTTATTGAGATAGCCGTGGCAGGAAAATGA
- a CDS encoding dihydrodipicolinate synthase family protein: MKNLNVAIPTPFREDESLHVDGFKAIVDYQKQNGIESLLVSGSTGEQHSMSIEERLQIIEYFDQQRFRDIELIFGASAIRTRDAVRLVKALEDSVIDVILIGFPPYIRPTQQQAVAYVEELLSHTTKQVALYNNPGRTGFDLTPEALHSLINRYPNIVGYKETGDLQRHLRLTYPDYFIMFAAGDVNLVGNFVTGGCNGLSSVAGNIYPQQIKHTVDQLLQHEPVDAEPIEALVSRVISGHAIMNIKQHYNSLGIHAGVCRAPLI; the protein is encoded by the coding sequence ATGAAAAATTTGAATGTCGCTATACCGACTCCTTTCCGGGAGGATGAAAGCTTACATGTTGACGGGTTTAAAGCCATCGTAGACTATCAGAAGCAGAATGGTATAGAATCGCTGCTTGTCTCGGGAAGTACCGGGGAACAGCATTCGATGAGCATAGAAGAGAGACTGCAGATCATTGAATATTTTGACCAGCAGCGCTTCCGGGATATAGAGCTTATCTTCGGGGCTTCCGCTATAAGAACACGGGATGCCGTACGTCTGGTCAAGGCGCTGGAGGACTCTGTTATAGATGTAATTCTCATTGGATTCCCGCCGTATATCCGGCCCACGCAGCAGCAGGCAGTGGCTTATGTGGAAGAACTGCTTAGCCACACCACCAAGCAGGTGGCCCTGTATAATAATCCCGGCCGGACCGGGTTCGATCTGACTCCGGAGGCGCTTCATTCGTTAATTAACCGGTACCCCAACATCGTTGGCTATAAAGAAACAGGAGATTTGCAGCGTCATCTGCGGCTAACTTACCCGGACTATTTCATCATGTTTGCTGCTGGAGATGTGAATCTTGTAGGTAATTTTGTCACAGGCGGATGTAATGGTCTCTCCAGTGTGGCCGGTAACATCTATCCGCAGCAAATCAAACATACCGTGGACCAACTGCTTCAGCATGAGCCGGTTGACGCTGAGCCGATTGAAGCTTTGGTATCACGGGTCATAAGCGGGCATGCGATTATGAATATCAAACAGCACTATAACAGCCTGGGGATTCATGCAGGGGTCTGCCGCGCTCCGCTCATCTAA
- a CDS encoding type 1 glutamine amidotransferase, translating to MRIHCLQHVPFEAPEEIAVWAGNRGHSLTTTLLYESQALPSINDFDMLVIMGGPMGVYDEALIPWLKAEKAFINAAIRSRKLTLGICLGAQLIAEQIGGEVYTNKWNEIGWFPVRLIGDAAASTFFKAFPEQFVPFHWHGDTFSLPAGAKRLAFSLGCANQCFEYEDYVAGLQFHLEVNDLSIRKIIDNCGEHIEPDEYVQSQSEMVDQLEKVAASNELMFTLLDAMEDKFLSRS from the coding sequence ATGAGAATTCATTGCCTGCAGCATGTTCCTTTTGAGGCACCGGAGGAAATAGCAGTCTGGGCCGGGAACAGAGGACATTCACTTACAACAACACTACTGTATGAGAGTCAGGCGCTGCCTTCTATTAATGATTTCGATATGCTCGTAATTATGGGCGGGCCTATGGGAGTATACGATGAGGCGCTCATCCCCTGGCTGAAGGCGGAGAAAGCATTTATTAACGCAGCCATCCGCTCGCGCAAGCTGACGCTTGGAATCTGTCTGGGAGCCCAGCTCATTGCCGAACAAATCGGCGGTGAAGTCTATACAAACAAATGGAATGAGATTGGCTGGTTTCCCGTGAGATTGATTGGGGATGCAGCTGCGTCTACCTTCTTCAAAGCGTTCCCGGAGCAGTTTGTACCGTTTCACTGGCATGGAGATACCTTCAGCCTACCCGCCGGAGCTAAGAGGCTGGCATTCAGCTTGGGCTGTGCCAATCAGTGTTTTGAATACGAGGATTATGTAGCCGGCCTGCAGTTCCACCTGGAGGTTAATGACCTCAGCATCCGGAAAATCATCGATAACTGCGGAGAGCATATAGAGCCGGATGAGTATGTTCAATCACAGTCTGAAATGGTGGACCAGCTTGAGAAAGTAGCAGCATCCAATGAACTGATGTTCACGCTCCTCGATGCAATGGAGGACAAATTTCTGTCCAGATCCTAG
- a CDS encoding HAMP domain-containing sensor histidine kinase, translated as MRFWHKILLAVLVLFIAALDVSVIMVMKKSWQLNMDSETKRAASEQLLITNNIYENLDSIRTRGLTLTPALLVSVAKSYGEHYRKQGIGLELREDGQLIYPIQAVKSTVQEEHIMTLAMPLPAPYQHLELTYKRDISGLYAQQQELNRFFVMINWIVGPLLVLLLYLLIRHLTKPLKLLSETTKTIAEGNYSNRVELNSRDEFGELAFNFNRMAAVVEQRMTELAGMAEDKQRMVDNLAHELRTPLTSMQGFAELLTSANIGQEDQIKAGHYILSETVRLKNLAFKLLDLSVLRHQPLVQAEVDVAALFRAVAQTEQQKVAEHGLLLQMDSSIPAVWGDADLLASFLVNLIENAIPASRPGSIIRLLAFEQNGKGVLEVQDSGGGMTEEQSKRAFEPFYRADPARSRTYGNAGLGLSLCRQIAEAHEARVELHSVLGQGTSIRIFLQLHNNCPSTL; from the coding sequence ATGCGGTTCTGGCATAAGATCCTTCTCGCCGTCCTGGTTCTCTTCATAGCTGCTCTTGATGTAAGTGTGATTATGGTGATGAAAAAAAGCTGGCAGCTGAATATGGATAGCGAGACCAAGCGTGCGGCCAGTGAACAGCTGCTGATCACCAACAATATATACGAGAATCTGGATTCGATCCGGACACGGGGCCTGACCCTCACCCCGGCACTGCTGGTCAGTGTGGCTAAGTCATACGGGGAACACTACCGTAAACAGGGAATAGGACTGGAGTTGCGGGAGGACGGGCAGCTTATCTATCCCATTCAGGCGGTGAAGAGCACTGTGCAGGAAGAGCATATCATGACGTTGGCTATGCCGCTCCCTGCTCCTTATCAGCATCTGGAGCTGACCTATAAGCGCGACATCAGCGGGCTGTATGCCCAGCAGCAGGAGCTTAACCGCTTTTTCGTGATGATTAACTGGATTGTCGGCCCCTTGCTGGTGCTGCTGCTCTATCTTCTGATCCGGCACCTGACTAAGCCGCTCAAGCTGCTGTCCGAGACGACCAAAACGATTGCCGAAGGTAACTATTCTAACCGTGTGGAGCTGAACAGCAGGGATGAATTCGGGGAACTGGCCTTCAACTTCAACCGGATGGCTGCTGTGGTGGAGCAGCGGATGACCGAGCTCGCAGGTATGGCCGAGGATAAACAGCGGATGGTCGATAATCTTGCTCATGAACTGCGGACACCGCTGACCAGTATGCAGGGATTCGCTGAGTTACTTACCTCGGCCAATATTGGCCAGGAGGATCAGATCAAGGCCGGCCACTATATCTTAAGTGAGACTGTCCGGCTTAAGAATCTGGCCTTCAAGCTGCTTGATTTGTCCGTTCTGCGGCATCAGCCCCTGGTGCAGGCAGAGGTGGATGTGGCAGCCCTGTTCCGGGCGGTAGCGCAGACCGAGCAGCAGAAGGTAGCAGAGCACGGATTACTGCTGCAGATGGACAGCTCCATTCCCGCCGTGTGGGGAGATGCGGATCTTCTGGCATCCTTTCTGGTAAATCTGATTGAGAATGCCATTCCTGCCTCCCGGCCAGGCAGCATCATCCGCTTGCTTGCCTTTGAGCAGAACGGGAAAGGGGTGCTGGAAGTGCAAGACAGCGGAGGCGGCATGACGGAAGAGCAGAGCAAGCGGGCGTTCGAGCCGTTCTACCGCGCAGACCCGGCACGTTCGCGGACTTATGGCAATGCTGGCCTCGGCCTCTCCTTGTGCCGGCAGATTGCCGAGGCGCATGAGGCCAGGGTTGAGCTGCATTCTGTCCTTGGTCAAGGGACAAGCATCCGTATCTTTTTACAACTCCATAACAACTGCCCCTCTACTCTATAA
- a CDS encoding response regulator transcription factor, translated as MAHILVVEDEQPISDLITMNLKLVGHTYSKVYTGSEVAGILEQERTDLILLDVMLPGLDGFEVMQQIAPLQIPVILITAKNALSDRMRGFELGAEDYIIKPFEILELLARINVVLRRNEQTASAFICDAVEVRFPERQVRVGQLPVDLTAREFELLEVLIRNRNIALSREKLLELAWGYDFAGDTRTVDVHIRQLRKKLGWEERIKTVFKLGYRLEVQV; from the coding sequence ACTAGTAGTTGAAGATGAACAGCCGATCAGCGATTTGATTACGATGAACCTTAAGCTGGTTGGACACACGTATTCCAAAGTGTATACCGGTTCAGAGGTTGCGGGGATTCTGGAACAGGAGCGGACGGATCTTATCCTGCTCGATGTGATGCTTCCCGGTCTGGACGGGTTTGAAGTGATGCAGCAGATTGCTCCTTTGCAGATTCCGGTTATTCTGATTACGGCCAAAAATGCACTCTCTGACCGCATGAGAGGATTCGAGCTGGGCGCCGAAGATTATATTATCAAACCCTTTGAAATCCTGGAGCTGCTGGCCCGCATCAACGTCGTGCTGCGCAGGAATGAACAAACGGCCTCTGCTTTTATTTGTGATGCAGTAGAGGTCCGCTTCCCGGAACGTCAGGTCCGGGTAGGCCAGCTGCCGGTGGATTTGACGGCCAGAGAATTTGAACTGCTCGAAGTGCTGATCCGCAACCGGAATATAGCCCTCTCGAGAGAGAAATTGCTGGAGCTCGCCTGGGGTTATGATTTTGCCGGAGACACCCGCACCGTGGATGTTCATATCCGTCAGCTGCGCAAAAAGCTCGGCTGGGAAGAACGGATCAAAACTGTATTCAAGCTGGGCTACCGCCTGGAAGTTCAGGTCTAG